In the genome of Streptomyces lydicus, the window CCAGCCCAGGAGCCTGATCCCATGCTCTTCTCCCGCTTCAAGACCCACCTCCCCGCGCCTGACGAAGCGCTCGAAGGGCGCCCCGAGCGGGCCTTCACCGTCCCCGACCGGCACACCGTCCTGGGCAACCCGCTGCTCGGCCCGTACCCGGAAGGCCTGGAGACCGCCGACTTCGGCCTGGGCTGCTTCTGGGGCGCCGAGCGGAAGTTCTGGCAGACCGAGGGCGTCTGGACCACCCTCGTCGGCTACCAGGGCGGCCACACCCCGAACCCCACCTACGAAGAGGTCTGCAGCGGCCACACCGGCCACACCGAGGCGGTCCGCGTCGTCTTCGACCCCAAGATCGTCTCGTACGGCACCCTGCTGAAGCTCTTCTGGGAGTCCCACGACCCCACTCAGGGCTTTCGCCAAGGCAACGACGTCGGCACCCAGTACCGCTCCGCCATCTACACCCACTCCCCCGCCCAGCAACAGGCCGCCGAAGCCTCCCGCGACGCCTACCGCACCGTCCTCCACAACTCCGGCCACGCCGACATCACCACCGAAATCCTCCCCGCCGACGCCTCCCGCCCCTTCTACCCGGCAGAGGGATACCACCAGCAGTACTTGGACAAGAACCCGGCGGGATACTGCGGAATCGGCGGGACGGGCGTGAGCTGCCCGGTGGGCGTGGCGTCGGCCGGGGAATGAGTCTCGGTCGCGGTCTCGATCGCGAGCAGCTCTGCGTGCTGGGGCAGCGGTAGTGGCCCATAGGAACGTCCGTCGCTCATGACCTACGCGCTGCCTGCAGCGAGCGCTGGGGACGCTTCCGCTCCGGGTGAACGAGCAAGCTCGCGACCTCGCAGGTGGACGGACCGCTCGAGGTCGCAAGCGACCAGAGACATCAGCCGTACCTTTCACACGGCGAAACTGGTCGTACTCGTCGAGCATTGGTCCGTTTCGGCGGTCACGCCCTGGCGGCGAGCGGGCGCCACGCGTTCCAGAGGTCGAGTCGCTGCTTGTAGGCGGCTTCGACGACGGGGTAGGGGTACGTACCGAGGAAGAGCCGCAGGGGTGGTTCGTCGGTGTCGGCCAGTTCGAGGATGATGTCGGCGGTGGCCTGCGGGTCCTGTGGTGCGCGGGCAGTTGCTCCGGCCCGGCGTGCCGCACGGACCGGCTCGTACGCGGCGATGGGTTCGGTGTGCACCGCGGAGGAGCCGGACCAGTCGGTGCCGAAGGGGCCGGGTTCGACGATGGTGACGTGGATGCCGAGCGGGCCGACCTCCTGGGCGAGCGCCTCGCTCATCCCCTCGAGCGCCCACTTGGAGGCGTTGTACAGCCCGAGGGTCGGGAAGGCCGCGAGCCCGCCGACGCTGGACACCTGCATGATGTGCCCGCTCCCCCGCGCACGCAGGAAGGGCAGGGCCGCCTGCGTCACCCACAGCGGGCCGAACAGGTTGGTGTCGAGCTGGGCGCGGGCCTGCTCCTCGGTGGTCTCCTCGACCATGCCGAAGAGGCCGTAGCCCGCGTTGTTGACGACCACATCGAGGTGGCCGAAGGTTTCGGCGGCCTGCTGTACGGCGTCAGTGACGGCGGCCCGGTCCGTGACGTCCGCAGGGAGCGGGAGAACGCGGCCCCCGTAGGCGTCGACGAGGGGTTTCAGGGATTCGGGGCGGCGTGCCGTGACAGCGACGCGGTCGCCACGGGAAAGGGCGGCTTCGGCCCAGATCCGGCCGAAGCCGCGGGATGCACCGGTGATGAACCATGTCTTTTCCATGCCTCGACACTGCGCCTTCCGCCGGACTGCAGCCAGCACCCCCGGAGGGTTACCCTTCGGCCATGGCGGCCGACAATGCGCTGGGCGAGTTCGTCAAGGCCAGGCGGGGACGGGTTCCGCCCTCGCACGCGGACCTGCCCGCCTACGGGAGGCGCCGGGTCGCGGGGCTGCGCCGAAACGAGCTGGCGCAGCTGGCCGGTATCAGCGAGCCGTACCTGACCCGGCTGGAACAGGGCGTCGATCAGCATCCGTCACCGCAGGTACTGCGGGCGCTCGCGCGGGCGCTGGAACTGGACGCCGACGCCGCGGCGCACCTGTTCGCGCTGGCCGGCCCGGATCCCGTACGGCCTTCGGAGCCCGAAGTCACCCCGGACGTGCACCAGTTGCTCGACACCTGGGCAGGCACTCCGGCGTACGTGCGCAACCGGCGATTCGACGTGCTGGCCGCGAACAAGTGGGCACGCGCGCTCGCCCCGATGTACGAGCCCGGGCACAACCTGGCCCGGGACATGTTCCTCGCCCCCGGGGCCCGTCGACTCTTCCCGGACTGGCCTGAGATCGCCGCCCAGACCGCCGCGGCCCTGCGCGCCGAAGCCGACCCACGCGACCCGCGGACCACGCGGCTGGTCGCCGAACTGCAGGCGGACGACGACTTCCGCGACCTGTGGGCGCGGCATGACGCACGCCCTTCCCGTGATGAGCTCAAACGATTCCTGCATCCGGTCGTCGGGGAGCTCGCCCTGCGGCGGCAGTCCCTCACCGTCGGAGGCGCCGAGCAGCAAGCGATCATCGTCTACCAGGCGGTGCCCGGAAGCCCCTCCGCGGACGCCCTCGCCAGGCTTCTCTGACACCCGGCGGAGGTTCCCTTTCCTCAGCAGGGCAAGCGAGCCCACGCACCGGCAGCACTTCGGCAAGAAACCGATGGGGCACTGCGGGACCGGGGTGGGGCGGGCGCCCCGGGATCCCGGATCCCGGAGCCCGGAGCCCGGAGCCCGGAGCCCGGAGCCCGGAGCCCGGAGCCCGGAGTCCGGATCCCCGTTGCGGCCTGCGCAAGTCGGGAGCACGGGAGGCTCGT includes:
- the msrA gene encoding peptide-methionine (S)-S-oxide reductase MsrA produces the protein MLFSRFKTHLPAPDEALEGRPERAFTVPDRHTVLGNPLLGPYPEGLETADFGLGCFWGAERKFWQTEGVWTTLVGYQGGHTPNPTYEEVCSGHTGHTEAVRVVFDPKIVSYGTLLKLFWESHDPTQGFRQGNDVGTQYRSAIYTHSPAQQQAAEASRDAYRTVLHNSGHADITTEILPADASRPFYPAEGYHQQYLDKNPAGYCGIGGTGVSCPVGVASAGE
- a CDS encoding SDR family NAD(P)-dependent oxidoreductase; the protein is MEKTWFITGASRGFGRIWAEAALSRGDRVAVTARRPESLKPLVDAYGGRVLPLPADVTDRAAVTDAVQQAAETFGHLDVVVNNAGYGLFGMVEETTEEQARAQLDTNLFGPLWVTQAALPFLRARGSGHIMQVSSVGGLAAFPTLGLYNASKWALEGMSEALAQEVGPLGIHVTIVEPGPFGTDWSGSSAVHTEPIAAYEPVRAARRAGATARAPQDPQATADIILELADTDEPPLRLFLGTYPYPVVEAAYKQRLDLWNAWRPLAARA
- a CDS encoding helix-turn-helix domain-containing protein, with the protein product MAADNALGEFVKARRGRVPPSHADLPAYGRRRVAGLRRNELAQLAGISEPYLTRLEQGVDQHPSPQVLRALARALELDADAAAHLFALAGPDPVRPSEPEVTPDVHQLLDTWAGTPAYVRNRRFDVLAANKWARALAPMYEPGHNLARDMFLAPGARRLFPDWPEIAAQTAAALRAEADPRDPRTTRLVAELQADDDFRDLWARHDARPSRDELKRFLHPVVGELALRRQSLTVGGAEQQAIIVYQAVPGSPSADALARLL